One genomic segment of Cystobacter fuscus DSM 2262 includes these proteins:
- a CDS encoding MXAN_5453 family MXYO-CTERM-anchored protein, producing the protein MRRGALVDRNRLFAALGTLLLAGPALAALPEYTFQLQARTNMLGNASGAYNLEPGALLSGSYTLPLTKDRRVGFTLAITPEGAPSLWYGVEGKGERIYTLPSIGVDARMGDPSLDSRGNVVFAVTGADSNADNGIYLLNVDDPKQVRVIREPLGSSSWSSLVLNEAQQFAARVRVGIGNAYTLYTPREGRYEVTLIATDRELDAASPYTYLYSPNLNDLGQIVAAVDLQPYSTEWFQELRVWKPDGTSHLLAESRGRNPSSSIFRFASVQPALNNHGQVAFLATVLDASKQKSTALLLWNGAELKTLAQDGQGDIKALESFPPDINDQGLVVFRAFRADGLRAVWVSDGSSLKPVVTEHDELPSDLGLARVDQETPSNPVFGGSPMINSRGDVSFCAGLAPPKDDQEEWGSAIYVAQSSFAPPGESDGGVDPDAGTEPDGGGNPPSDAGTEPDGGTHAPDAGSGNPDPGEPGSPSGCGCQAAASAALWPWALVGLLRLARSRRARRQDGSRLD; encoded by the coding sequence ATGAGACGTGGTGCACTGGTTGATCGGAATCGCCTGTTCGCGGCCCTGGGGACGCTCCTGCTGGCGGGGCCGGCCCTCGCCGCGCTGCCGGAGTACACCTTCCAGCTCCAGGCCCGGACCAACATGCTGGGCAATGCCTCCGGGGCCTACAACCTGGAGCCGGGCGCCCTGCTCTCCGGCAGCTATACGCTTCCCCTCACGAAGGACCGGCGGGTGGGCTTCACCCTGGCCATCACGCCCGAGGGCGCCCCGAGTCTCTGGTATGGCGTGGAGGGAAAGGGGGAGCGGATCTACACCCTGCCGAGCATCGGAGTGGATGCCCGCATGGGGGATCCCAGCCTCGACTCACGAGGCAACGTGGTGTTCGCCGTCACGGGCGCGGACTCCAACGCGGACAATGGCATCTACCTGTTGAACGTGGACGACCCGAAGCAGGTCCGTGTCATTCGCGAGCCGCTGGGCTCCTCCTCCTGGTCGAGCCTCGTGCTCAACGAGGCACAGCAGTTCGCGGCCCGCGTCCGGGTCGGCATCGGCAACGCATACACCCTGTACACCCCTCGGGAGGGGCGCTACGAGGTGACGCTCATCGCCACGGACCGCGAACTCGACGCGGCCAGTCCCTATACCTATCTCTACTCGCCCAACCTCAACGATCTGGGGCAGATCGTGGCCGCGGTGGATCTCCAGCCCTACTCCACCGAGTGGTTCCAGGAGCTGCGCGTGTGGAAGCCGGATGGGACGTCCCACCTCCTCGCGGAGTCCCGCGGACGCAATCCCTCATCATCCATCTTCCGCTTCGCCTCGGTCCAACCCGCGCTCAACAACCACGGACAGGTCGCGTTCCTGGCGACGGTGCTCGATGCGTCGAAGCAGAAATCCACCGCGCTCCTCCTATGGAATGGGGCCGAGTTGAAGACGCTCGCGCAAGACGGTCAGGGGGACATCAAGGCGTTGGAGAGCTTCCCGCCGGACATCAATGATCAAGGGCTCGTCGTCTTCCGTGCCTTCCGCGCCGATGGATTGCGCGCGGTGTGGGTGAGCGACGGCTCGTCGCTCAAGCCCGTGGTGACGGAGCACGACGAGCTCCCCTCGGATCTCGGCCTCGCGCGCGTGGACCAGGAGACGCCCTCGAATCCCGTCTTCGGTGGCTCCCCGATGATCAACAGCCGCGGGGACGTCTCCTTCTGCGCGGGACTGGCCCCGCCCAAGGACGACCAGGAGGAATGGGGCTCCGCCATCTACGTCGCCCAGTCCTCGTTCGCGCCGCCGGGAGAGAGCGATGGAGGCGTGGATCCCGACGCGGGAACGGAGCCGGATGGCGGAGGCAACCCCCCGTCCGACGCGGGAACGGAGCCGGACGGCGGCACCCATGCGCCGGACGCGGGCTCCGGCAATCCCGATCCCGGCGAGCCCGGCTCACCCTCGGGCTGTGGCTGCCAGGCGGCGGCGTCCGCGGCGCTGTGGCCCTGGGCCCTCGTGGGCCTGCTGCGTCTGGCCCGGTCGCGGCGAGCCCGTCGCCAGGACGGCTCGCGGCTCGACTGA
- a CDS encoding cation-translocating P-type ATPase, which yields MQDPTTSQEQTGTRPPPGTSGHSAHWHALPPESVLSRVESTEAGLTHEQARERLARHGPNVLKRERGDGVLTLLWRQVNSPLIWVLIASAVLAVLLGKVTDGLVVAAVVVLNTLVGFVQEYRAGKAIEALSQMVPQTTPVLRGGHKQSVPAADLVPGDVVLLESGDRVPADLRLLHARNLQIEEAALTGESVPSRKQVDAVAEDAELGDRASVVFGGTLVTSGTATAVVVATGGATELGRISHLLAQATDLRTPMTLALEHIGKLITGAIIVLSGVLLGVGLLRGYDISEAVLVAITLAVAAIPEGLPAIVTIAMAIGVQRMAARRAVIRKLPAVETLGSTTVICTDKTGTLTRNEMTVQAMWTPRGRYTLSGVGYAPQGQLQVEGQPVEHPPEDVRALLLAGALCNDAALHSREGRWEMTGDPTEGALVVAAEKVGLRMEAERARHVRVDAIPFESEHQFMATLHSGEPEGRRILLKGAPEVVLRRCALEGGAEPVLAEVERLARQGMRVLAVAQKAAPSSGDDLRMEDAEGGFTLLGLEGMIDPPREEALAAVKACHAAGIRVKMMTGDHQATAEAIGVQLGIHAPDRPGMTGARLSAVDDARLTEVVADTNVFARVAPEHKLRLVRALQAKGQVVAMTGDGVNDAPALKQANIGVAMGITGTAVSKEAADLVLTDDNFASIVAAVEEGRRVYDNLIKSLAFVLPTNLGLALILMFGVAFFPIQHVEGKWVPLMAMLPTQLLWINLVATVTLALPLAFEVRERDVMQRPPRAPDAPVLSHFVVMRTGLVALLMAAGAIGLFLWAYRQDGAGQPARALAHAQTMAVNTVISFQIFYLWLCRTLVGSLRSVGLFSNHTLFVGIGILVLLQAAFMYVPFLQRLFGSAPLSLQDVGLSVLAGMVVLPVVGLEKWLRSRGK from the coding sequence ATGCAGGATCCCACGACGTCCCAGGAGCAGACGGGCACCCGGCCCCCGCCGGGCACGTCCGGACACTCGGCTCACTGGCATGCCCTCCCCCCCGAGTCCGTGCTGTCCCGGGTGGAGAGCACGGAGGCCGGGCTCACGCACGAGCAGGCCCGGGAGCGGCTCGCCCGCCATGGACCCAATGTGCTCAAGCGCGAGCGGGGCGATGGCGTGCTCACCCTGCTGTGGCGGCAGGTCAACAGCCCCCTCATCTGGGTGCTCATCGCCTCCGCGGTACTCGCCGTCCTGCTGGGCAAGGTGACGGACGGGCTGGTGGTGGCCGCCGTGGTGGTCCTCAACACGCTCGTGGGCTTCGTGCAGGAGTACCGCGCCGGCAAGGCCATCGAGGCGCTCAGCCAGATGGTGCCGCAGACCACGCCCGTGCTGCGCGGTGGGCACAAGCAGTCCGTGCCGGCCGCGGACCTGGTGCCCGGGGACGTGGTGCTCCTGGAGTCCGGAGACCGGGTGCCCGCGGATCTCCGGTTGCTGCACGCGCGCAACCTCCAGATCGAGGAGGCCGCGCTCACCGGCGAGTCCGTGCCCTCGCGCAAGCAGGTGGACGCCGTCGCGGAGGACGCGGAGCTGGGGGATCGCGCGAGCGTGGTCTTCGGCGGCACGCTGGTGACATCCGGGACGGCGACCGCGGTGGTGGTGGCCACTGGCGGAGCCACCGAGCTGGGCCGCATCTCCCACCTGCTGGCGCAGGCCACCGACTTGCGCACGCCCATGACCCTGGCGCTCGAGCACATCGGCAAGCTCATCACCGGCGCCATCATCGTCCTGTCCGGGGTGCTCCTGGGCGTGGGGTTGCTGCGCGGCTACGACATCAGCGAGGCCGTCCTGGTGGCCATCACCCTGGCGGTGGCCGCGATTCCCGAGGGCCTGCCCGCCATCGTCACCATCGCGATGGCCATCGGCGTGCAGCGCATGGCGGCCCGCCGCGCCGTCATCCGCAAGCTGCCGGCCGTGGAGACCCTGGGCAGCACCACCGTCATCTGCACGGACAAGACGGGTACCCTCACGCGCAACGAGATGACGGTGCAGGCGATGTGGACTCCTCGCGGGCGCTACACCCTGAGCGGAGTGGGCTATGCGCCACAAGGGCAGCTCCAGGTGGAGGGCCAGCCGGTGGAGCACCCACCCGAGGACGTGCGCGCGCTGCTGCTCGCGGGCGCGTTGTGCAACGACGCCGCGCTCCACTCCCGGGAGGGTCGCTGGGAGATGACGGGAGACCCCACCGAGGGCGCGCTGGTGGTGGCCGCGGAGAAGGTCGGCCTGCGCATGGAGGCGGAGCGCGCGCGCCACGTCCGCGTGGACGCCATCCCCTTCGAGTCGGAGCACCAGTTCATGGCCACGCTCCACTCGGGGGAGCCCGAGGGCCGGCGCATCCTCCTCAAGGGCGCTCCCGAGGTGGTGCTGCGCCGCTGCGCATTGGAGGGCGGAGCGGAGCCGGTGCTGGCGGAGGTGGAGCGCCTGGCGCGCCAGGGCATGCGCGTGCTCGCGGTGGCCCAGAAGGCCGCGCCCTCGTCCGGGGACGACTTGCGGATGGAGGACGCGGAGGGGGGCTTCACGCTGCTCGGGCTGGAGGGAATGATCGATCCGCCCCGCGAGGAGGCGCTCGCGGCGGTGAAGGCCTGCCACGCCGCCGGCATTCGCGTGAAGATGATGACCGGCGACCACCAGGCCACGGCGGAGGCCATCGGGGTACAGCTGGGCATCCACGCCCCGGATCGGCCGGGGATGACGGGCGCGCGGCTGTCCGCCGTGGATGACGCGCGCCTCACCGAGGTCGTGGCGGACACGAACGTGTTCGCGCGGGTGGCGCCCGAGCACAAGCTGCGGCTGGTGCGCGCGCTCCAGGCGAAGGGGCAGGTGGTGGCCATGACGGGCGATGGCGTCAACGACGCGCCCGCGCTCAAGCAGGCCAACATCGGCGTGGCCATGGGCATCACCGGCACGGCGGTGTCCAAGGAGGCGGCGGACCTGGTGCTCACGGACGACAACTTCGCCTCCATCGTCGCGGCGGTGGAGGAAGGCCGGCGCGTCTACGACAACCTCATCAAGTCGCTCGCCTTCGTGCTGCCCACCAACCTGGGCCTCGCGCTCATCCTCATGTTCGGGGTGGCCTTCTTCCCCATCCAGCACGTCGAGGGGAAGTGGGTGCCGTTGATGGCCATGCTTCCCACGCAACTGCTGTGGATCAACCTGGTGGCCACCGTCACCCTGGCGCTGCCCCTGGCGTTCGAGGTGCGTGAGCGCGACGTGATGCAACGCCCGCCGAGGGCCCCGGACGCGCCCGTGCTCAGCCACTTCGTGGTGATGCGCACGGGCCTGGTGGCGCTGCTGATGGCCGCGGGAGCGATCGGGCTGTTCCTCTGGGCCTACCGCCAGGACGGCGCCGGACAGCCCGCACGGGCCCTGGCCCATGCGCAGACGATGGCGGTCAACACCGTCATCAGCTTCCAGATCTTCTACCTGTGGCTGTGCCGCACGCTGGTGGGCTCCCTGAGGAGCGTGGGCCTGTTCAGCAACCACACCCTCTTCGTGGGCATCGGGATCCTGGTGCTGCTCCAGGCCGCCTTCATGTACGTGCCCTTCCTGCAACGGCTCTTCGGCTCCGCGCCCCTGTCGCTCCAGGATGTCGGCCTCTCGGTGCTCGCGGGAATGGTGGTATTGCCGGTGGTGGGCCTGGAGAAGTGGCTGCGCTCGCGCGGCAAGTGA
- a CDS encoding class I SAM-dependent methyltransferase: MKTETIHRAYGQASQYEQVMKTEWEPITPRAQTMEWLELQPGGRLLEACVGSGLNFAYYPPKVNVVGIDFTPEMLALAASKLPIAGRSIELMHMDATHMSFADESFDAVLETYALCVVPRPLEVLREMARVCKRGGKVVLFDCIRSELPVVARNQELIKPFCMETGIPAGVIVWDPTRDYLELARDIPELELSRIVRFNQDDVFASRCLIQFTRK, translated from the coding sequence ATGAAGACGGAAACGATCCACCGGGCCTATGGGCAGGCCTCGCAGTACGAGCAGGTCATGAAGACGGAGTGGGAGCCCATCACCCCCCGGGCCCAGACCATGGAGTGGCTGGAGCTCCAGCCGGGGGGCCGCCTGCTGGAGGCGTGCGTGGGCAGCGGCCTCAACTTCGCCTACTACCCGCCCAAGGTGAATGTCGTCGGCATCGACTTCACCCCCGAGATGCTCGCCCTCGCCGCCTCCAAGCTGCCCATCGCGGGACGGAGCATCGAGCTCATGCACATGGACGCCACCCACATGAGCTTCGCCGACGAGAGCTTCGACGCCGTGCTGGAGACCTACGCCTTGTGCGTCGTGCCCAGGCCGCTGGAGGTCCTCCGGGAGATGGCGCGCGTCTGCAAGCGGGGCGGCAAGGTCGTCCTCTTCGACTGCATCCGCTCCGAACTGCCCGTGGTGGCCAGGAACCAGGAGCTCATCAAGCCCTTCTGCATGGAGACGGGCATCCCCGCCGGAGTCATCGTCTGGGATCCCACCCGGGACTATCTGGAGCTGGCCCGGGACATCCCCGAGCTGGAGCTCAGCCGCATCGTCCGCTTCAACCAGGATGACGTCTTCGCCTCCCGCTGCCTCATCCAATTCACCCGGAAGTAG